The sequence below is a genomic window from Pleuronectes platessa chromosome 13, fPlePla1.1, whole genome shotgun sequence.
AACATTCATCACTAATAAAACTCAAATAGCCCTttgtattggtgtgtgtgtgtgtgtgtgtgtgtgtgtgtgtgtgtgtgtgtgtgtgtgtgtgtgtgtgtgtgtgtgtgtgtgtgtgtgtgtgtgtgtgtgtgtgtgtgtgtgtgtgtgtgtgtgtgtgtgtgtgtgtgtgtgtgtgtgtgtgtgtgtgtgtgtgtgtgtgattgccttggtgtggttgtgAAGACCTGACAACTCAAATGGCTTCTTGGTTTCAGGGTCAtggtgtgtgtgctcctgtacTTATATCTTATTGAGAACCATTTTGAGCATAgaccagagtgaggacattttttaaatgtgaggaCTTTGTGACCCCGACAGTCCTCACttcttcaaagggctgtttggtgttaagacttggtttttgGGTAAGGGCTAAAATTAGGTGTAGgtaagggttaggcatttatTTGGAATGGTTAGAGTTAGGgcctagggaatgcattatgccaatcctcactaagatagaagtacaaacacgtgtgtgtgtgtgtgtgtgtgtgtgtgtgtgtgtgtgtgtgtgtgtgtgtgtgtgtgtgtgtgtgttaccgtgCTGAGCGTGGGTCAATGGTCCAGTCCAGCCCGACAACCTCGTAATGAGACTGAGAGAGATCCTCCAACCCATAGTGAGcatcctttgcaaacacaatctggaacacacacatacacacattacattttcaGAGCGCTTCTCATATGACTGAGATCTTTGGTGAaatgctgccacctgctggtcatCTGGTATAACGTTGTTTTCATCAGAACAAATGCATCTGTAATGATCTCTCTTGGGAAACAATGGTGAAGCCGAAGTGTGTCTTTAAGAATAGATCAGAGTTTTGAAACTAACATAGAAGCCAAttaatacaaaacaatacaaacaacaatgctacagataaataaataaaaactgttgTCGCTGTTGACTTGTTTACTCGGGGCGGATGTGTACATAATtagctcatatatatatatactgggACAAAAgcgttttttttctgtctctcaccaTGGGAACATCCTGCCCCGACTCCTTCAGTCTATCTTTGACCCGGCGGGCGATGTCTCGGAGGTAAGGCAGAGAGAACTCTTTGAACTCGACGGGTCCCAGGATGCCAGCGTGGGACTCGAACACCTGCAGAGCCTGAACATTGCAGAGCAGCGGAGGAAAAAGAATCCAGGTAAGTTTTTCTTACAACAATTAATCACATCGGCAGCAGAAGCATTTAACACAATTCATAAATAGGTAAATATTTAATTACATGTGGGTATTTCAACCTTTTAATATATTAGAATGTGTTGCACCAGCTATTCATTAATTAAATCACTAACTTGTATAAAGATCTTGCTGAGATTATAACTCCTGTCTAGTTACAAATGCACCAACTCAAGTGGAACCATTAAGACTCCAGGAATGTGTCAAAAAGTAAAGAATTCAATGATGTACAAATTGGTTGCTAGGAAACATCTGCAGTCgaattaataattaacaaacAGACTGCTGTGTAACAGGTGTTCCCAAAATGAGAGTTTAGGAGACCAAATAATTAACTTCATTTTAACTGTGTTATTGTTGGTTTTCCTTTGTTTTATACATATCTGGATACAGGCAGGACTGAGTGTTTAAAAGTTAGTGCTATGTTAAAAGTGGGAGATACCCGATATTTTCTGTCACTACATCTgacatttttgtaaattttccagtgtaaataagttgaaagtGATACAGTAAAAACAAAGAGCAAAACTAATACATGACTGTATATGTCTCAGATTTCCcaggaacaaaacaacaaaggcAGGCGACATTGTGTCTTACAAGCCTACATTGGCATCcaaacattttttaacattatttaaaatagTGGACAGTTATATTTGGGTAACGCAGCTCAAATCCCCTAATGTGAGCCGTTCTTGTTCTACACAACTAAGTTTTTCCTGACTAAGCACTGAGGTCTGCTTTTGgtgcttttgttgttttcaatgatAAGTTCCAAACATCAGAACAACCCGACTGCTGCCATTCCTCTCACAACATGTCATGGAAAAAGACTTGATACTCACTGATTTGAAGTTGAATTATTATGTGCCACACCAATGGTGCAAAGATATTACCTGAGCTCCAGCGGCCACCTGCCCCAGCAGATACTCCACTATCACGTCTGTCAGCATCTTCAGCAGCATGTGGCTGGACTCCGGGTGTCTGTAGAGCCAACGCTTCGCCTTGGAGTGAGTGGGAGAGCCACCGCCCTCTATCATGTAGGACATCAGCGTCCACTGAGGGACACaccaaagagaaaagagaaacaaacacgatacttaaatattgatatcacttttttttaaactaaataacGTAATCAGCCGAATTGTTATTCTCACCGGAGCTCCAGTGAATCCTATGAGAGGCACTTTGCCCTCTATCTTGTGTCTGGTCAGTGTGATGGCTTTGAAGACGTAGCCCAGCTCCTTGGCCACATCCACTTTGACCCGAAGTTTCTGCAGGTCCTCTGGCTCCTTCAGGGGCTCCGGGAATGTGGGACCTTTACCTGGCACCATCTGGACGTCCATACCCAAGGCCTGCAGGGAGGAAGATCAGTGCAAGGAAGATTAAAGAGAGTATTTGAGAGATGGCTGAAGTATTAAACAAAGGAAGAGACGTATTGTTAGGAAACTGGAGAATTCACACACTCAGCTGTTGTACAGATATTTCTTACTGTGCACAGCCTCCCATCTCTGGCACTTCCTTGAAAATGAAAGGTTCAGGTGTGATCTGACTGTTAGTATCCAACAAtgtggccactagggggcacaACAAGCGGACAGATACACAGCCAACACATAACACTGCTAAATAAAGCTGTTCTTTTGGGGCAGCTCGTGACAATAGGTCTGATATTCAGTCACTTTAGAACTCTTAATAATGTATATACTGTAAAACTGAAACAGAAGCTAACAGAAGCTAAAATGCTCCATATACAAACCCTTTTAAATAACATGTGATCATTGGACTTAGAgtcttgtgattaaaaataCTGACAACTGCTAGTGTAAGTGATGCAACTTCACCTTAGCCTAAAGATGTCACAGAATAATAAGATATGTGCTGTGGACATGTTAAAAGAATGAGACTGGTCTGTTTACCTGTGGGACAACCAGGATGTCACAGAAGATGATGGCAGCATCGAAGGGAAAACGTCTCAGAGGCTAAAAGTGGAATAAAGGgaggaatttaatttaatttaatttgtggttTGTACTTTGTTGTCTCATGGGGACGCCCGAAAGATatatcaatttttttgttttaaaagagCTCCTTGATCTCAATGTGACTCAACTTGAAGGTCTCAGTCATGGCTCTTGGCTGTTAACTGTGTAAAAcagcttcttctttctttttaaatgactgAAATTTTATTTTTCCAGTGTTGTACCTGCAGAGTGAGCTCACAGCAGGCCTCCGGCGACCGACATGTGTCAAAGAAATCCTTCCCTGCTCTGAACTCACGAAACTCTGCAGATTAGAttcaacaaaaatacaaatgatcATCATTAGACAGTAAAGTTATAGATCTTGGTGAAAATGATAAATTGTGCCGAACATATGCATTTTGGtccacagaaaataaatggaCGCCTtgaaaaaagtcttaaatttaagGGATgagatctttttttaaacaaagtcaTTTCTGACATGTCAGAGAAGGAAAAGCACAGGTataatataaaattatatataaaacatggCTTTGCAATCAGGTTTACAGGCACAGTGTCATGTATAACAGGGACACTGAAGAAGTAGATCCATCATTAATGCTTCCTACTATAACAAGACATTACCTGGTAGATATCTACCAGCCTGTCTCATACACCAGACTGGGACATGTTCAGTTTCTTCCCCTCGCGCTGCTCGCAGGAATGTATCATTCCGGAGCTGAGGGAAGTCCTTTGgactggaagaagaagaaaaaacaaaaaaagatgttaGCATCACGACAGCTGACATCTAAACAATGCAGTAAATAGTAATGTGTATATGTTAGAGCCCTGTGAATATGTTGGCTGGCTGATAAATTATCTTCTTTGGGCGGACCTGAAGTGACATCATTACTCCTACTGACTATATTAAATGTGTATGTTCATTCAGTCTTTACTAAGCATAACAGTCGAACAAACTGTTGCAAATATTGGCTtttctgtgtttgcagaggGACCATTTTAACAGCCCGAAGCACACGCACGATACAGATTTGGGTGAGAGTTGAGTTTAGCTGCTAACGCAGGAATGACAATAATCTGAAGGCCACAATGCAGCTGCAGCCAGCGTCCGTTATCTAAAACACAAGCGTGCCCCTCCCTTGCCTCTGCAATCGTTTTGGTCATCCAGCTGAGGAGCCGTCAATGACCGACTGATTTGGAGAGATAACGCTCCTCTGCTCTTATCGTgtcccagcagcagagaggacggTTGGATGAAAGGCCGCTGTGGAGTTATCAGTGATGCATCGCAACCGGACTGAAATTCAAAACAACCTTGATGCAAATCAAACTGTTGGATGAGGAGAACCCCTGCTAaatggaaaaaggagaaaaagctCCGTTAAATTGATTTGAACTTCAGCTCACTTCTCACGCCTAAGAATAATTTTTTACATATGCAGACGTGCTGGTAGAAGAAATGtataatgtttttgtcttttttttcagaaTCTAAACTTTGAATGAATTTTAGAGCCTTTACAGTTAAGGCTcccaaaataaataacaataacttaAATGTGATATGTTATATTATGAGAGTCATAGTGGAAGCAATTACATTGACAATTACTCGTCTCTACTGGTGAACTTTAATTTTCATTCTTCAATCGAAAAACTGCATATGTCATTACTGTTTATGCAAATAACTTACTACGGTTATTCAAATAAACAGTAGTGACATAATTTTAGCACAATGACAGTGTTTCATTTTAGTATAAAGTGTATTGTAAGTGATCCTAAAAGTATAAAGTGTATTGTAAGTGATCCTAAAAGTACAAAGTGTATTCGGGGGAATGGAGAACCAGTGCCtagtagaaataaaaataaaaatgaaaactaaatATGTGAAACGAAATAAGACAAGTTGAGATCCACTATCATTCAGACTTTCATATAGCAAAAACCCATTAATAACATTGCTGTGAGAAATATTCCAAAAATACATACTTTCTCACTAAAAGACTGTTTGGATATTATTTACCAGTTAATTCCGATTTTAGAAAAGATTATTAAGACGTGAACTTCTCTCTGGTGAAATAGCTTCATGCCGAATTCATCATGAGACCCGAAGTGTTATTTTAAGCTGATGATTCGCGTTAATACATGAATCCACCTTTTAAAATGAGCAAGAGAAAATTGAATTTCTTAAAACTGAAACTAATTTCTGCACAATAGAGGCAGCTGCGTTTATCGGGGATTATTTGTAGCATCAATGGACTGAGACATGATTAAAAAAGattcatttcaattcattatCGGGTTAAAATGGTTCCATAACAATGACACAGGCAGCTCTCAGGCCTGTTTACTTAACAGCTAGTAGCCGCTAAGTAAGTGGTAACATTAGCGTTGCGTGTGACCGTTACGTGCTAGCAGCAGCTACTCACAGTATGAACTCGTCCTTGCTCATGTCTGCGGCTCTGAGGATGATGGGACCTGGTCACTcgctcctccgtctctctgcaGGTGGAACTCACGACCTGCGGCTCCTCAACTGTCAAACAGCCGCTTACACAACTCGTCTGCAGCACTGCTCCAGGGCGCGGCCATCTTGGACGACCACGTGATCGAACCAGGAAGAGGGTCGGGGTGTCCAAATAAAAGActgctttatttctttaaatgttcATTATAATAAGGTATGAGGAGGTTTTTTGtttcttcacatgttcacacTAATTGTCTCTGTATTAATTTGGTTAGGGTCCAAATACAGTTAAATGCAGTTTAATATTGAACATACTTGCTCCAAATATTTCCATCATCTTTtactaaattaattaaatgttgCTCAAGGCAATTTATGATTATATTTGATGTTTCTTTTACAAagtatgtttttaaataaaacaaattgacTGCATTATTTTGGAAAAGTCTTCACACACTTGCAAATAAGTAAGTTCTCTCCTTGTGTTGCATGGTCTCAGAattattgtaaaatataaacatagtAAATAAACAGCCACATTCCTCTGGccgacaaattttatttttctcataatATGTGTTATATTTTCATTGAATGAATAAGCAATTAACTTCTTCTAACTTTGGATGTATGTCTTCATACCATgacaaaaaagtatattttacgCTCATTAAAGTTGTTTCAAGTCCAATGCAATttggaaaatgaaatgtttaagTTAAAATCATATAGGATCTATTTGATTTAACGGTTAATCAATAGAGGTTGTTCAGGCTGTTTTGAATTAACAGTCACAGCTAAACCTCTTAAAAATTAGCTAAACATACAAAGGCACCTAACACAGAGTCAATTATTGCATGTTACTTTAGTCTTTACACATTCTCATTAACATAGCAACAAGTATACAGCTCAAATTATCTTTACGTGACAAACCAACAGCTCAATCATTCCACCATGTGCTTATGTGCTACATTTAAACTGAAGtaactttttcttttactcACCAAGAGAACATCTAGAGCCTGCCTATATCAAACCCACTTACGTCAAAAAGATCACATAATATAAAGACCACGTTTGAAATGATATAGATGAAATTATAAAGACAAACAGATTTTACATTTATctcctgaaacaaacaaaataagcaAAGGCTACTGCGCTTCAATATGAAGTGAAAAAGCAAGCAGCAGAATTCAAACAGCATTAACAATATGTGTTGTTAACATCTACATGAGAGGAGTGTCCCAGTGTTTGAGCAGCTTCCCGCTCTTGTAAATTTGCAAACTCTTTGCATGAAGTCAGCTGTTTGTTCAGATCCTCTGTACAGAAACACATATTTAGAAAATATATGGAGAGCTAACAGCCTGTTCGGCCAAAATATTTACATGCCGGAGCACGAGGGTATATTTTACATAAGGCAtagctgttttttaaatcaagtttgttCAATATTATCGTCAATGTGTTGCAGATTATTGTTCGGGTTGATACTCAACAGCATTGGAAAAATTTTATTTCTACACAGAGAAGGTAAGTGGCCACAGTGCATATATACTGGAACCTGCTGGATGTCCTCAACTGCAACCTTCATAAGGATAGAATGTGTAATTTATGTATAAAAAATATCTATGAATACAAACACATATTTGAAGTAGAAGAAGTAGAGAGTTATTTGTCAAAGTCTTTATGCAAgtgtccatctctctctctctctctctctatagttgTTGCTGGTACTGTCCCTCTGTGGCAGTGTAGAAGTCTCCCAGGACGCTCTGCAGGTAATCGAAGGTGGGTCTGTCATCAGGCAGTTTCTTCCAGCAGCACATCATGACTTCGTAGAGCTCAGCAGTACAGTTGTCAGGCTGTGCCATCCTGTAGCCACGCTGCACTGAGGACATCACCTCCCCTTTAGTCATACCTGAAAACAGCACAAGCATGGATGTGTGAGGAGGAATATGTAACAAGTGAAGCTGTAGGAACAGACAAGTTTATTCACTTCTAGCGGTTATCTCCATGGCAGCACTGCTCACAGAGGCAGTACATTCTATGCAAGTCAAAGTTTTTCCCATGAAGAATGGAAATTAAAGTTCACCAGTAGAGGGGAGTAAACGTCAAAGTATTTGCTTCCAATATGACTCATAATATAACCTATCACGTTTAAgttattgttatatattttgggAGCCTTAACTGTAAAGTCTCTCAAACTTTAAGTCAAAGTTAAggttctaaaaaaagaaaagattaacTTATcagcaaaaatgtataaatgcttatttttacatttagctgcttcagttaagtttttgtttagtttagtCTATTTCATAAATATATCCAAAAATagataagaaaaagaaagacagaaagaaagaaagaaagaaagaaagaaagaaagaaagaaagaaggacaggaagacaggaagacagtaAAAAAGTAGGACAGAAAAAGGAAAGCAAGAGAAAACCAGGTACAGCTCCATCTACTTTGGCGCCAATAAAGTGGAGTGCGTAGTGTCGTCAGCTGGTGGCGGTTGGAGGTCGACCCAGGACCAAAATAACCTCCAAAATGtgttgaagagaagaagaaaagataaaacCAGTCGCCTTAGGACCGTAGACTGTATAGAAAAGAGCTTTTTTTCAGTAGGCAGAATTTAATGATGCTTAATGTCAGCCGAGTGCCACATTTAACTGTTCTGTCGAGCGAAGAAGATAAACAGCCTCCTCCtgtgtagaagaagaaaaagacaaacagcctCCTCCTGTGTAGAAGAAGAAGGTGGAAAGAGCTGACCAGTCACATGAGTTATATGATTGCTTCGCCATCTCTCACAGATTTTAAAAAGTACTCTCACTTTCATAGAAAAAACCtggaatttgaataaaatacaaaatatcctGAAAAAATTGATTAATCTATTGTCCTGTCCATTCATAGACCTCACTGTGTTTTGTCTGAAATGTGCCTTACTGTTGGTGAGAAGCAGTATAACAGGTGATACACTCTCTTCTCttacttttattttaacaacTCACAGTGAACCTTATAGTGTGATTTACTGCAAATTAATGATATTATTTTGGGTTTTAGTTATGAAGCCCAGGTCATACACAGAGGTAGATTCAAGATGCTGCACAGGAACATCaagagcaaaacacacacagaagtaaaataaatcattgtAGAATCAGAAAGTAGAATTGACATTTTCaagcaaaataaatgaataaaaagagtAGAAGAAACAAGGTAACTAGATTAAAAGAGGTAAAACAAACTATTGAGTGGGCAGCTCaacgtttacattttttttataatactgGTCGCACAGCTGGGATACAGGAAACACAGGGCGACATCGAGAGTCAATACAATGAGATGTGAGTATAGTGGTAATATCTAAAAGGAGCTGGTTTACCTGGGTAAGGAATCTTCCCGTAGGTGACGATCTCGTAGAGCAAAACTCCGAAGGACCACATGTCTGACTTGATGGTGAAAGAGCCGTAGTTGAAGGCCTCTGGTGCCGTCCACTTAATGGGGAATTTAGCTCCTGTggtcaacacacatacacacacttaattGATCATTCATTCGTTTTACCATCAGGGGGGACTGTTCAATGTGGTATGGGTGCACATGATCAACTGGTCAATGAAACAAATAGTGTCGGGCTTGTCATGCAAAAATAGGGTATTTTCAAATAAGTAGACTTTCCTGCCTCTAGCTGCCTGGAGAGGATTTTGGATTTATAATGTGTCACAAGCATTCAGTGAGGGAGTCAGGTCGTTTGCGATGGGAAAAACTCAAttattgaatataaaaatacactATTACAAAACTTTACCCTCTCGGGCAGTGTACTCGTCATCCTCTATGATTCTTGCCAGTCCAAAGTCAGCGATTTTACAGAGCAGACTTTCTGAGACCAGGACATtcgctgctctcaggtccctgTGGATGTAATTCTTCTTCTCTATGTATGCCATGCCCTCTGCTAtctgaaacagacaaacatgaaAACCAACAGTAAGACTGTAGATAAAACAGTAAAGAGAAATGAATACATAGTACACAATACTTTACATATTACTAACTTCATTTGGAAAAAGTGTCTCAATGATATCATACACAAAATCATTATGGGATGTAACAGATGTTATAGAGATATATCAGTCAGAGGGTTATACAAACAAGCTAAGAATTGAAACTCAACAACTGGTTAAACCATCTCACGTGCTGTTATGGTAACTGAACATATTGGGTTTCGACAATGTGAATTAGACAgttgccattttttttattttattttaatataatacaTGGATATACAGAATATACTATTGACGTAGTGATTGATCATTTAATAAAACCAATAATCAATTGGTAATGCAAATAATGGGTagttccagctgaagtaaaaaCCCAACACAATTACTTCTTGAAAATTCAAAGCTTTGCTTTTCACTTACTAACACTTAACACTTACTAAAATGACTCCAaagtgtaatttatttttatttttctatccagtcagtgttttctttttagtaACTCACAATTCATCTATGATTCATTTAACTGTTAGTTATATTTAGAAAATGACATCTGTACCGaatttttctctctgtatttcCTAAATAATTTCCTAATAATTTTCTATGATACATTCACTGGAAATAATTATGTAATTTACGATTTGACAAAGTAATGAAGTAGCCATCTTGAAAAAGGGATCTATTCATGTCTGAGTAAATATGTAACATTTAATGCTTAAATGGTGTCAACACATTTCACATGTTTGGATGTGCTTATGCGCTGTGGTAGGCCTCAAGTGTGTTGAAACAGTGAAGATTCAGATTTTTACTTTTGCCTTTGGTTCCTCATTTTATGGAAACAGTGACGATACAACTGTTTTGTAACATGAAGCAACTGAGCTGTGAAAAAATAAGCAGCACATTGTGGTCTGAGTGAAAATCACCTGTGCTGAGAAGTCGATGAGTTTGGGCAGTTGCAGTTGGCACCCTTCATTGCTTTTTAAGAAGTCTAGTAGGCTGCCTGAAGACAAGACAGGATAGGAAACAATATCAGTGTCATGCACAGGTGTGAGGTGCATTGTATGTTAACCCTTGCAGTGCTTTGGCGCTCCGCATTTGGAGCGCTGCTGTGAaaatggttgtgtgtgtaaCATACTGCGAGATAGCAGCGTTAGTTTGTCTGTTCTGAAATATTAGTGGAGGTGTGCGTTATCTGACGACACTTTTTCAGGTCATCCCTCGATAGCAAGGCTTTACATTATCTTGTTCGAGATGTAACAGGTGATGTTTCcac
It includes:
- the urod gene encoding uroporphyrinogen decarboxylase, which produces MSKDEFILPKDFPQLRNDTFLRAARGEETEHVPVWCMRQAGRYLPEFREFRAGKDFFDTCRSPEACCELTLQPLRRFPFDAAIIFCDILVVPQALGMDVQMVPGKGPTFPEPLKEPEDLQKLRVKVDVAKELGYVFKAITLTRHKIEGKVPLIGFTGAPWTLMSYMIEGGGSPTHSKAKRWLYRHPESSHMLLKMLTDVIVEYLLGQVAAGAQALQVFESHAGILGPVEFKEFSLPYLRDIARRVKDRLKESGQDVPMIVFAKDAHYGLEDLSQSHYEVVGLDWTIDPRSARELTGGKVSLQGNMDPCALYAPKERISEIVKKMLEGFGTRGYIANLGHGLYPDMDPEHVGAFVEAVHLHSKKMNKQI